TTCTTCGCTCGGGGTTGAGCCGGTTGAGAGGCATGAACGTCAGACGACCGCACTTTTCACGCAAAAGCTGCTCAATCACCTTGGAAGCAACATCGTCATCCTCGACAACCACATGGAAAAGCGAATTGCCAGCAGTCACCTCAACAGCTcgcttgtacttgtcatCCAGCTTGATCAACTCGCACAAGGGACCATAGACCTGGTCCTCCAGTCCCAGCTTCTGGGCCACTCGTTTCAGGTTAGCCAAACCAAGGGAGGTGTTTCTGTCCATGGTAGAAGCAAATGCTCGCTGCGCCTTCTcgacctgctgctccagctgGTCGCTATCCTTGAGAAGATACGACTCCTGGCGCCACAaagccttcttctcatcaGCAATGCCCTCTCGGGCCTGTTGGGAGGCCGCGTGGCTTCGCTTGAGCTCAGAGTACCGCGATTCGCAGTCAGCAAACGCTTGTCGCTGCTCCACAATCGCAGCATCCTTGGCAGTGATTTCACGCTCGCACTCTTCCACACTTCGCTTGCCCTTTGCCAGGGCCTGCTTTCGACTCTCCAAAAACTCGGAGATCTCTGCAATCTGTCGTTGCAGCCACTTGTCCCGAGCAGCCTTGGATGTGAACTGTGCAGATCGGCCTTCTCGGGAGAGCAGTGAGTCCTTGGTTGCCGAGGCTTCTCGCAGAGCTCGATTGGCAGCCTCAAGCTGACTTTTGAGAGCATCCCGCTCGCTCACGGTCGCCCTCAGCGAGCTCTCCTTGGATTCAATCTCGCCTTGCACCCGCTGCAACTGctgctcacgtgacagctCCTCGTGCTGTAGCGTACCATGGATTCGGTTGGTTTCAGCGAGCTCCACCTCGAGGGACGCCTTGAGTCGACGGAGCTGAGCAACGTCGTCACGTGCATGGGATGCAGCCAGATCTGCGTGCTCACGTGCCCGGCTGGAAGTCTCAATCTCAGCCTCTACTTCGGAAATGACCAAGTCCTGCTCCTCGATCTTAGCAAGTCGAGCAGCTCGGTCGGAAGCGCCGCCGTCGTCCATGTCctgcagctccaccagcGCAGTCTCCACTGCCTTGAGCTCGCGGTCCTGCAGCGCAAAGTCCAGGCACTTCCGCCGCTTGTCCAGCTGCAGAAATTCGTTTagctcctgcttctcctcctccaggtcGGACAGCCGCGTGTTGATGTCGTCCAGTGCGCTGTTGatcttgagaatcttgttTTCGTTCTCAATCATGAGCTTCTCCGACTCGGATCGCCGCTGCTCGTAGACCTTAGTACCagccacctccttgagcagcgcCAATCGCGTCTCGTTTTTCGCGTTGGTGAGCGCTGTGATTCGTCCCTGAGGCACAATGTAGTAGGGATTGGCCCGCGAGAAGCCCGCAGACTCCAGCAGGTTCATAATCTCAGACCGTGTGCTGGACTTCTTGTCGAGCGAGtactcgtccttcttggagccAATTGTCCGTCGAATGGTGACGGTTTCTCCTCCGGTGGGCAGTCGACGATCACTGTTATCGAAGATGATCTCCACGAACGCACTCATTGTCGTGCCAGACATGCCGGAGCCCTCGTGAATGAGAGCAGcccgctcctccttgttgaggtggTTGTAGGCGTCGGAGAGAACGAACCGGACCGCGGCAAAGAAGTTGGACTTACCGGAACCGTTTCGGCCAACCACCACGTTGAACCGTGGCGAGAACGGGTCGATCTCGACCAGGTTTTTGTACGACTTGAATCCTTGGATTCGAATCTAGGTTAGTATCGGCACCAAGTGGCGAGCGCGAAATTTGAGCAGAAAGACAGCGGTCGGCGATCTGGTCACAGTAGTTTCGTTGTCTGCTGTCTGTTATACATCTTTTCTGTGTCGTTTCAGCGTCTGAGCATCGTCTGAGCCGCAAATTTCGGCCCATCGCACGACCCCCTCGGttgaatcacgtgatcagcTGAATACCATCCCATCCCCCTCAGTCTcatcatcacgtgaccgcccGCCCTTCCACAATACTCACCTGTTTAATATACATGTCGTGGTGTCCAGTGGTGTGAGTGAGTGTGACGAGAGACGCGTCTGGATTTTTACACACAATTGGGAGTAGAGTAATTAATTCCACAAACCTTATGCGCGTGTTTGGGTGAGGTGGGAGTCGGTGGAGTAGAACCGCGCGTCaggtctgtttgtggtgaATATAGTGGAGGAATTTGTGGGTGTTGGGTCGGGGAGTCCCTGGCTATATATAGATGGTTTTAAGCGACACAAGTAGACGTTTTTGAGGGGATAtcacttgtacttgtagcgaTACATGTAGGTATTGTAATTATCACCTAAAAATAATACCATGCAACTTTAAGCGCGCAGGGTGAGAATAATGGGACGTGTTAGTGAGGGGCTGATGTTGGAgtattacaagtagtacgGACAGCAATATTGTCAGTTGAAGTATGGATGATACGGGTAGAGACTGATGTAGTTGGTTTGGTTGTTGAGTTGCTACCTCacttgtactacagtacgagtccTGTGCGAATAAGCCATATCTGTAAATCAAAAAATCAGGCCCAGCTGGACATTATTTGGTGCTACAGATTCGGTGGAAAGTGGAAATGTATTAATTATGCCAGCGTATATATATCTACCTATTTTTAAACTAATCTACGACTCTATTACCAACGTTCAGTGTACTATTATGTTCAGAGATGTCCACACGCGTTGGAGTCAAGTATTTCTTGTTAGCGTAATAACGTAACTTGTTCTATAAGAGTCTCAAAGTGAGAAAAAAGACATCCAATTAAGTCGCTTGTCTCCTCTAACACTCTCCATTGGTTACAATAGCCCTCTATACAGCCGGTTTGACACTGGTAGACCCCCTTCACTAACGTCCGTCCCCACGTGCATCTAACCTGCACCTGCACTCTTTTTTGAACCTCCATCTCagcatcaccaccacactACTAccacaaaaaacacaaatGGCCGACTCGCAAATCAACTACGACGACGCAATTTCGTACTGGGCGTCGGTACCTGCTACCAACGACGGTGTTCTCGGCGGCTACGGCAACACCTCTGTGCCCCGAGCTGACGTGGTTGGCTCCATCACATTTCTCCGACGGCTCAAGACCCGAATGccggtggaggagggcaagaTCAAGTACGGCGCGGACGTCGGAGCGGGTATCGGCCGAGTCACCAAGGATATGCTGAGCCAGGTATGCGACAAGGTGGATCTGGTGGAACCGGTGGAGCAGTTTGTGAACCAGGCCAAACAGGATCTGGCCGGTAACGACAAGGTGGGCGAGTTTCTGGATATTGGCGCCCAGGACTTTGTGCCTGAAACAGGCAAGTACTGGGTCATTTGGAACCAGTGGTGCCTGGGCCACTTGGACGACGAGAATCTCGTGCTGTACTTCAAACGATGCATTGACGGTCTGCAAAAGAACGGAACCATTGTTGTCAAGGAAAATAATGCTCCCCTGGAGGACGAGTTTGACCCCACCGATTCCAGTGTTACTCGAACAGACGCCAAATTCAGAGAGCTGTTTGACAAGGCGGGTCTGCAGCTCATTCTCACAGAGGTCCAGAAGGGTCTGCCAAAGGAGCTCTTTGTGGTTCGAATGTACGCTCTGAAAGTCAAGGAGTGAAACGCGGGTATAGATAATGCATTATGGTGGTGACTGGCTGGAGTACCATAGAGTCTCTTGAGGCTGTGAGATGCGCCCATGTCGACTAGATATTAATTAAACTGGAGATCCGTTCTAACTAATTAGTTTAAACAATTAAAATACACATCCCAGTTAAACAAATTCTACCTATTCTAACTATCCTTAACTAACTTATGACCACACATTTAGCTGAGCCTTCACCAAGCAATGATTCGGAACCAAAACATCCCTTCTCCAAAGCCAATTCGTCGTTTTCATTAATCCAACAattttccttttttttttggctaCACattcatttttatttttcagATTTTTCAGATTTTTCAGattttttcctcttttcaGACTTTTTTCATAATATTACACCTCTATATAACGTCTTGGCATACACCATTGCATATTTCGGGCCACTGAGGTTAGTAAGAAAACCGGAAAACATCGATTAGAATCGATAAAAATCAGATAGGAGCGAAAGACATGCTAAGATTAATTCTTCATTGATAGTCAGATGAACTATGCGAATTCTTAATCATCATTTGCGGGTTTCGATGGGAAAAGGCGTCGGTACTCactgtttgtgtctcaaAGTGACAACCAGGAGTCCAAAAACCAGGAGGGAACACACATACGATTCCGCGCGTCGCAGAGCATCGCCTGTGTGTCTTCCCTCCAAGATATCGGGTCCACAGTTGTCACTGTTGTGAGATTAAAAAGTTTTTGGACAGCATTTTTCATCCCAACTATATAGACTTTAATAAAAGGAGGGTAACTCAAATACCCTAGTCACGTGGTACACCTTATTTTGCTGTTCTCAGACTGCTCTGCGGATGTTGGGCAATCCGTAAATGAAAATTGGAATTGAAAATCAAAACGAAAATCAAATTGAAAATCAAACcaaaattgaaaattgaaattaaaaattgaaaatcaatatatatatatatataaatcAAAACAATAAACATGCTACAAACACATTTTATACTTACTATATGACGAAATTAATGAAACGATCCTTCGTAACACCCACAAATGTAACCCTTCGCCCATCAATATGGTCAGACCACTTCATAATGCTGCTGTCAAAAAACTTGCCTCCAAACCACctacaatgtacttgtacttgtatattcTAGCCGAGAGTGAAAcatgaaaaatgaaaactgctgaaaaatgaaaacTGCAAGCTGAAGATTTATTGATATTATTATCAATCCTGAACttggtacgagtacggcATGTAGATCGTATGATACAttcgtatcgtacaagttcAGGATCGTACTCAGTATCTGATCCATCTCAACACGGTATCTTGCTTATTGGACGCATTTTCTACAGGACTACGGCACGGTGGGGATTTCGGTTTAGAGGAgttctttttttggttcTTTTGATCATAAATGCAAATAAATAAGGGTTAATGAAACATGACTCAATGGCTCTCTTGTATGGCGCAACCTCCTAGTTCATGCCGGAGTTGGAGTAGGCGGCAACAAGCCCAAAGCCCTGgtacttgttggagttCTTTCGCTTGACAGAGCCGCCGTCAGGAGACGGGCCCATGTCCTGGGGGCTGGCAGATGCCAGCTGGGCGGCGATTCCACTGCCCCCGGCAGCGTTGGATCCAGCCCGCATTCGGCCCTGGAATCCACCGGCCCGCGACAGGTTCATGGCCTCGTCAGCGGTGATGGGAGAGCCAGGCGATCCCaccttggagaagttgggGGAGTGGCCGGGGCCCGAaggcagagaagaggaCACGGGGGCGGGAGTGCCGCCCGAGGCA
The Yarrowia lipolytica chromosome 1A, complete sequence genome window above contains:
- a CDS encoding uncharacterized protein (Compare to YALI0A00638g, similar to uniprot|P38340 Saccharomyces cerevisiae YBR261c, similar to Saccharomyces cerevisiae YBR261C; ancestral locus Anc_1.341), which translates into the protein MADSQINYDDAISYWASVPATNDGVLGGYGNTSVPRADVVGSITFLRRLKTRMPVEEGKIKYGADVGAGIGRVTKDMLSQVCDKVDLVEPVEQFVNQAKQDLAGNDKVGEFLDIGAQDFVPETGKYWVIWNQWCLGHLDDENLVLYFKRCIDGLQKNGTIVVKENNAPLEDEFDPTDSSVTRTDAKFRELFDKAGLQLILTEVQKGLPKELFVVRMYALKVKE